In Roseibium algicola, the DNA window CGCAGCACGGCATCGAGGTGAAGCATGAACGTGCTGGCGTTGGCGAGAACCTGCAGGATCACCTTCAGATCCGAACGGTCTACAAGGTCAAGAACGCCAAGACCCTGAATACCATGGCCAACAGTCTTTTCGGAAAAGCCTCGATTGCGCTTCAATACGGGTTGATGCGATCCGGACCCATGTCGATGGCACCCAGCCAGTTCGGCATGTTCACCAAGTCAGATCCGTCGCTTGAAACGCCGGATCTCGAATATCACGTCCAGCCTCTCTCGACCGACAAGCTCGGCGACCCGCTGCATCCGTTCCCGGCAATCACGGTTTCGGTGTGCAACCTTCGTCCGGAAAGCGTTGGTGCGTCACATATCCAGAGCCGTGATAGTGGGCAGCAACCCGACATCAAGCTGAATTACCTGTCGGCGGAAAAGGACAAGCTCATTGCCCTCAAGTCCGTACGTCAGGCGCGGGAGATCATGACGGCCAAGGCCTTGCAGGCCTACCAGCCGGAGGAAATCCTGCCGGGGCCTCAGGTCGACAGCGACGAGGACCTTCTGAAAAAGGTCGGCGATATCGCCACCACGATCTTCCACCCGGTTGGAACCTGCCGGATGGGTCCGGACGAACAGTCGGTTGTCGATCCTCAGCTGAAAGTTCGCGGTCTCGATGGCCTTCGGGTTATCGATGCCTCGATCATGCCGAAGATCGTTTCCGGCAACACGGCTTCGCCCGTGGTGATGATCGCCGAAAAGGCGGCGGACATGATCCGGATGGAGCAACGGGGCTGAGGGGCACTGGTCGGAGAAATTGGGTGTGGTTGGTCCATTCTGCTGAAATCTGCCCACCCACTGCCTCATCCTGAGGAAGCGCCTTGGCGCTGTCTCGAAGGATGGGCGGCATATTCTGGGCAAGCGGCCCATCCTTCGAGACGGACCTGACGGTCCTCCTCAGGATGAGGGGGAAGTTGGTTGGGCTGAACTGAGTCGCGCTAACTTCAGCTGAGCAAACCTGAATTGAGTTGCTTGCGGCGTGTCCGGCAAGCCTCTGAAATTTCACACCTAATCAGCCGCCTTCACCCGATATGGCACAATGCCGCGCTGGCCTGAATCGATGAAAGGTTCCTTGTCGACGGCCGGGAAGGCGCGCTGGTCGCAATTGTCCCTCGGGCAGATGCGGCAGTTGACGCCAATGGGCTCGGGCGAGGAGATCTCGTCGACCGCAAGCCCGTCGGCATAGACGACCGCATCGGCATATTGCACCTCGCAGCCGATACCAAGCGCGTAGCGGCGCTCGCCGCTGCGGTAGTCCGGCTGGTGTTTGGTGATGCTGGTCGCCACGCAAAGATAGCGTACTCCGTCAGGCATCTGGGCGACCTGCGAGGTGAACTTGTTGGAGTTCTGTTCAAAGGCCTGATGGACGTTCCAGCGCGGGCAGGAGCCGCCGAAGCGGGCGAACTGGAACCGGGTTGCGCTGTGGCGTTTGACGACGTTGCCGGCCCGGTCGATCTTAACGAAGTAGAACGGCAGACCTTTGGCGCCGGGGCGCTGCAGGGTCGACAGACGGTGGCAGACGGTCTCGATACTGGCGTCCAACCGGTTGGACAGAAGCTGGATGTCGTGCCGGGTTTCCGCAGCGGTTTTCAGGAAGTCGTCATAGGCCAGGATCAAGGCGCCCGCGAAATAGTTCCGCAAGGCCAACCGCGCGATGCTTTCCGCCGACTTGGTCTTGAACCTTGCCTTGGTGACCTCTTCCGAAATGAGGTCTCGTACACACAGTTCGGCGACGACTGACCCAAGCAGGAAGCTCTTGGTCGATTGCGGAATGGCACTGTAGAGCGCGATGGTGCGGGCGAAATCGTCCTGACGGATCAACGTGCCTCGATAGTCCGGAAATTCCGTGACTGATATACCGAAGCGTTCCTGAAGCCAGGTGGTCAGGGCGGTGAACTTCGAAGGGGCTTTCGAAAGTCCGATCTCCAGCGAGAGCTTCTCTGCGGCCCGGTCGATGCTGTCGACGTAATTGTCCATGTAGTGGAAATAGTCGCGGACCTCTTCATAAGCGGATTTCCGAGGTCCGGGACCGCTTTCCGGACTGCCGCCGAGCTGGACCAGATCGTCCTCGTTCGCTTCCCGGTCGTGATAGGTCCGCAGCGCGCCGTAAAGATCCATGATCGCCTTGGTGACGCCTGGTGCCCGAGTGACCAGCTCATGCACTTCCTGCCGGCCGACGGAGGCTGTCAGAAACTGGGTGTCGGCGAAAATTTCCTGAAGATCCTGCACCACCCGGTCGAGGTCGTTCTGCTCGAAAGCCGACAGATCGACGCCAAAGATCCTGTTAATCGTTAGCAACACCGAGGCGGTGACCGGGCGGTTGTTGTTTTCGATCTGGTTCACATAGGCGGTGGACAGGCCGATTTTCTTTGCAAACTCCACCTGGGAAAGGCCGAAATCCGAGCGGATTTGCCTCAACGTGTGGCCGGAATAGAGTTTTTTGCTCACGCTTGGCATCCTTCAGGATCAAATTGCAAAACTTTAACATTATGCAGTATGCATTTTAACATTTTACAATAGCCGGATAATCATGAAAAGTCCTGCCACCACGGAGGAATACAAACCCAAGGAACATAGTGATGACCGCTCATTTCGCCTTGCCGACAAGTTCCGCAGTCAATGGTAGCGCCGGCCCGTTCGCCGCAGGCATCCGTTGGCCGATCAACCTCACCGACCTGGTGACGCCGCGCCAGCTGGAAATCATGGTGAAGCTGTGCGAAGGCAAGGTGAACAAGCAGATTGCCTATGAGCTGGACGTGTCGATTGCGACCGTCAAAGCGCATATCCGCAATGCGATCACTCGTCTCGGGGCGAAAAATCGCACCAATGCGGTTGCCATCGTCGCTGCCAACAGCGCGATTTTCCAGAACGCAGCCGCCTGATCTGGTGACAGACCAGCCTTCCGGACATCCAGCCAGAAACTTGTGGGTGTCCGGAGGTGGGTCAAACTGAAATACCGGTGCAGCCAGCTCGACTTTGTTTGATCAGGCGTGCGTCTGACAGATTGTGCAAGCCCCATCGACCGCGGCATAACGCGAGAAAATAACCGCGAACCGCAGCCAGTCTGACGGCGAGACCGCCGTCAGTCGCTCGCATTTCGTCGAAAACCTGCTCCCCGACACCACTGAACTTACGAGCCGGACGTTTCCGGCAAACTATCAGGCTGTCCGCTTGATCATGGATGTGCGGATGCTTTCCACCTCCGCGGCGAGGAAGTCGCAAAAGTCCTTGGCGACAATGGAAATCGGCCGGTGGGTCGGTGTGAGGATCGACAGGCTGTTCTGAATGCGCGGCCGGAACGGACGAAAGACGATCATGGGCGGGCCCATGCCGAGCCGACCTTTTTCCTGCGCGTTGTAGGCCGTGATCATGTCGCACATCAGGGCGCAGAGGCCTGCTTCGACGAAGCGGAGCCCAAGCCAGGCCGTCTGAAGTTCGAAGCGCTGGTTGAAACGAACTCCGGCATCGCGAAAACGGGCGAGTGTCTGCCGGTGGCTGCGATGTTCTGAATGAAGCAGCGCCAGCGGATATCCATCCAGTTCAGTCGGGGTAATGACTTCCTTCGAGGCCAGGGGATCGGTCGCGGGGATCGCGCACATGCATTCCAGGTCGAAGTCGATCTGGTCGAAGGAATTTCGGGCTCTCGGTGTTTCTGCAAATCCGATATCGAATTGCTGCGCGGCGATCAGTTCCTCGATTTCGGCTGACGTTCTGCTGGCCAGGGCAACCTTGACGCTTGGCTTGTCGGCAATGAACTTCGACAGGCTGTTGGGCAGGAAATCGGCCGTCGCTTCCGGTATGCCTGCGACCCGCAGTTGGCCGTGTTCCCGGTTGGCGAGACCGCGCAGGGTGCGCTTGGAAATTTCCAGCCGCTTGAGAATGGCTTCCGCTTCTTCCAGGAAGAATTCCGCTTCCGGTGTCGGAACCAGTCGGCCTTGCTCGCGAACGAACAGTTTCAATTCCAGTTCGGTTTCAAGACCCGCGATTGTGGAGCTGACTGCAGGTTGCGTCCGGCCAAGCGTACGCGCGGCTTCAGAAATCGAGCCACTTCGCATGACCTCTCGAAAGGTCGCCAGTTGCCGAATAGAAAGATTCATGGTTCTGCGAGAACCGCCCTCTCAAATCTCCACCTTTATTAATGTGTCGCCTAAACAGGTGCAGGTCAACACATGCAGAGAATTGTTGTGTATTCTTGTGGGTTTAGCTGAATAAACGCAAATAATACCTGCTTCGATTCCGTAATATTGCTATATTACGAAATCGAATGCTTCCCTTTGCGTAAGCTCAAGCCGTCCCGACAAGCTCGGGACGATTTCCGGCTGGTCTCAAGGTGCCGGTGACCAGAGCCTTGCAAGATCGAAGTTGTTGACGTCCTCAAGCAGCTCGATAAAGCCGCGTGCTGCGTGATCGAGCGATTGCCGACCCTTTTCAGCCGTGGCCAGCGAGGCGTTGCCGAGCGCGCCCGTTTCGTTTAGATCCTGCGCCTTCCATCCGTATTGGGCTTTGCCGTGGCCACGCAGATGCTTGAATTCCTGCAGGTAGGTTTGCTGTTCCGACGGAAAATCGGTGGCAAGCTCCATGCGGACAAGATCAGGACGCAGATGTAACATCAGTGATGTTTCGATGTCGCCGCCATGTATGCCGTAGGTGAATTCCGCGTCGGCATACAGCCCGTCGGGCTGACCGAACCGCAGCCAGTTGGTGGCGGTGACGAACATGTCGTGTTTCACGCGCAGCTCCCGCGCCACGATATCCAGAACAGGAACGTTGCCGCCGTGGGAGTTGATCAGCACAAGTTTGCGAATTCCGGCACGAGCGACGCTTTCGCCCAGCTCTAGCCAGGCGCGTGTGACCGTGTCCCAGGCTAGGGTCAATGTGCCGGGTGAAGAGATGTGTTCGTCCGATTTGCCGACGGCCTGTACGGGTAGGAAAGTGACAGGCAGACCAGTGGGCAGAAGCTCGAGTACCCGCTTGACCTGACCTTCTGCAATCGTCGTGTCCGTCGACAGTGGCAAATGCGGGCCGTGCTGTTCGATGGCCGCAACGGGAAGAACCGCGATCCAGTCTTCAACTCCTTGCGACTGAAAGTCGAGGGTTGTCATGTCTTGCCAATAAGGCTTGGGCAGCATGGATCCGTTCCGCTTTGAAGATACGTCACTTTCTCCTTTGCATAGCGTGTCCGGGCAGGCAAGAGGCGGTAGCAGAACGGCCATTGAGCGAGTGGGTCTTCACGAACTTATGATGCTGGATTCTTAACCGGTGTTTAGAATTTGCTGACGCCTTTTTGGGACAATTCGCGCCATGATCGGCGCAATCCTGTCAAATACGCCGGCAACGATCCTAAGAGGAAGCGGTGTCGCGGCCGAACGCGATCCTGGTTCTGGGGAAAATACCCAGGGCCGGGACCAGGCTTCTGCGCGTGCAAGCCAGGCAAGTGCCCAGGCAATCTCTGCCCGTGCCGGCAATACGCCGACCTTGACCGCACAAGCCGTGATCGCCCTGCAGGAAGTCGACGGTTCTGCCGATGCGCCAGGTAGATCCCGCCAGGCAACTGCACCCGGAACTCCCGAGAGCGAAGAGACCGAGACCGGAACGCCCGCAAATTCGGCGCCTGCTGGCGACAGTGCTGATGCTGAGGCCGAAGCCGCCAGCGGTGGAGCTGGTCAGGCGCAGGATGATGCTGCAAAGGACGAAGATACTGATGGCGACGGCCTTGACCAGGCCGAGGAAAAGCAGGTCGACAAATTGAAACAGCGTGACCAGGAAGTCCGTGCCCATGAGCAGGCACATGCCCGTGTTGGCGGTGCTTATGCCGGGGCGCCCAGCTACACCTTTCAGCAGGGACCGGACGGCAAGCGGTATGCCATAGGGGGCGAGGTCCAGATCGATACCTCCAAGGAACGCACACCGGAAGCCACGATCCGCAAGATGCAGGTTGTCATTCGCGCTGCGACCGCACCTGCCGATCCGTCTTCTCAGGATCTGAAGGTGGCGCAGCAGGCAAGGGCCCAGATTTCCGAAGCGCAGGCAGAAGTCCGGCAGAAGAAGTCGGAAGAACTGTCCGGGGATGATGACGACGGGAATGTCAATTCCGCCTCCGGTCCCGATCTTGAGACTGTCGGTGCGGACAGCACGACTGGCCGGAACAATTCTGGCGGCTCGGATAGTGCCGAGACTGTTGGCGGAACGAGCGGGGACAGGGCCCGGGCGGAAACCGCTGCAGCCATTTCCGCCTATCAGTCCGCAGTGGAGCGGACCAATGAAATCCAGTCCCGTCTGTCCGGGCTGGCCACTTGAGCCAGCAATCCTGGTCCTGCACAGAATCGAGACCTGGCTGCAGGCATTTTTTCCTATCGCGGAAGCTGGTTTAAGGCGCTGCTTATTTCACCCGGAATGATGCTTGTCAGGCTGGCACTTGCGTGACAGAAAGACGGCTCCCTTTCGGGCGCTCGCCCTCCCAGAAAATGTTAGCTCCATGTCAGTTTCAATTCAGCGCCAAGCCATTGCCGCGCGTCGTGTCGTTTCGGCGATCTTCTTCATGTGCGGAACCAGTATCGGTACGTGGGCATCGCGAATTCCCAATATCAAGTCTGCAACCGGGCTCGATGAAAGCGGCTTCGGCATTCTTCTGCTTGTCATGGCTTGCGGTGCGTTTGTCGCCTTTCCCATTACCGGAATGCTGATCGACCGCCTGGGCGCGGCCCCCATGACAAAGTTGCTGGCGGTCGCCAACATCATCAGTTTCGTTCTGATCGGTCTTTCGCCCAACGTGGCCTTGCTGACAGCGGCATTGTTCCTGGCAGGGCTGAGCATTGGTGCGCTGGATATTTCCATGAACGGCTGGGGTGCTGAAGTGGAAAAGGCGCTGGAGCGTCCGATCATGTCCTCCTATCACGGGCTGTACAGCCTGGGTGCGGGTGTTGCTGCCCTGGCCGGCGGGCTTGCGATCATGGCGGATCTCAGCGTGCTGTCGCATTTTGTCCTGTGGGGCATCGTCGCGGCGCCATTCCTTGTCTGGTATTGGCGCCAATCCTGGCCGCAGACCAAGACGGAAAACGAAGATGGCAGCAAGGCACCGCTTTTCGCTCTGCCCAAGGGGGCTCTGGTGCTGGTCGGGCTGATGGCGCTGGTGGCAGCGCTGGGCGAAGGCGCAGTTACGGACTGGGCCGCGCTCTATCAGATCGAGGATCTTGGCATTGCCGAGTCGATCGCGCCCGCCGCTTTCACGATTTTCTCTATCGCCATGGTGATCATGCGCCTGTCCGGTGACAAGGTGATCGCCCGCTTCGGGCCGGTGCCGACAGCACGGGTCAGCGGTATCGTCGCGCTGCTCGGGTGCATCCTGCTGGTCTCCGGCGCAGGTCTGTGGTCTGTGTGGGCCGGCTGTTTCGTGATGGGCCTTGGATATGCGGTGCTGTTTCCGCTTGCCATGTCGCGGGCAGCCAGTGATCCGCACATGTCGAAAGGGGCTGCCCTTGCGGCCGTTGCGACACTTGGCTATGGAGCTTTTCTGTTCGGTCCGCCGCTTCTGGGCTTTGTTGGCGACTATCTCTCGCTGAGAGCGTCGTTCATCACCGTTGCGGTGCTGACGGTTGCCATTCCGCTGCTTGCAGGGGCGCTCAAGGTCAAGGACTGACGGGCACTGTGGAGACGGTTCACATAACGGGAACGCTGGAAGCGATCACATGACGTCACACAAGAAGGCCCCCGTCGTCGTATCCCTGAACGGTATCGGCAAGGTTTTC includes these proteins:
- a CDS encoding putative metalloprotease CJM1_0395 family protein, which translates into the protein MIGAILSNTPATILRGSGVAAERDPGSGENTQGRDQASARASQASAQAISARAGNTPTLTAQAVIALQEVDGSADAPGRSRQATAPGTPESEETETGTPANSAPAGDSADAEAEAASGGAGQAQDDAAKDEDTDGDGLDQAEEKQVDKLKQRDQEVRAHEQAHARVGGAYAGAPSYTFQQGPDGKRYAIGGEVQIDTSKERTPEATIRKMQVVIRAATAPADPSSQDLKVAQQARAQISEAQAEVRQKKSEELSGDDDDGNVNSASGPDLETVGADSTTGRNNSGGSDSAETVGGTSGDRARAETAAAISAYQSAVERTNEIQSRLSGLAT
- a CDS encoding helix-turn-helix domain-containing protein → MSKKLYSGHTLRQIRSDFGLSQVEFAKKIGLSTAYVNQIENNNRPVTASVLLTINRIFGVDLSAFEQNDLDRVVQDLQEIFADTQFLTASVGRQEVHELVTRAPGVTKAIMDLYGALRTYHDREANEDDLVQLGGSPESGPGPRKSAYEEVRDYFHYMDNYVDSIDRAAEKLSLEIGLSKAPSKFTALTTWLQERFGISVTEFPDYRGTLIRQDDFARTIALYSAIPQSTKSFLLGSVVAELCVRDLISEEVTKARFKTKSAESIARLALRNYFAGALILAYDDFLKTAAETRHDIQLLSNRLDASIETVCHRLSTLQRPGAKGLPFYFVKIDRAGNVVKRHSATRFQFARFGGSCPRWNVHQAFEQNSNKFTSQVAQMPDGVRYLCVATSITKHQPDYRSGERRYALGIGCEVQYADAVVYADGLAVDEISSPEPIGVNCRICPRDNCDQRAFPAVDKEPFIDSGQRGIVPYRVKAAD
- a CDS encoding helix-turn-helix domain-containing protein, giving the protein MTAHFALPTSSAVNGSAGPFAAGIRWPINLTDLVTPRQLEIMVKLCEGKVNKQIAYELDVSIATVKAHIRNAITRLGAKNRTNAVAIVAANSAIFQNAAA
- a CDS encoding MFS transporter — protein: MSVSIQRQAIAARRVVSAIFFMCGTSIGTWASRIPNIKSATGLDESGFGILLLVMACGAFVAFPITGMLIDRLGAAPMTKLLAVANIISFVLIGLSPNVALLTAALFLAGLSIGALDISMNGWGAEVEKALERPIMSSYHGLYSLGAGVAALAGGLAIMADLSVLSHFVLWGIVAAPFLVWYWRQSWPQTKTENEDGSKAPLFALPKGALVLVGLMALVAALGEGAVTDWAALYQIEDLGIAESIAPAAFTIFSIAMVIMRLSGDKVIARFGPVPTARVSGIVALLGCILLVSGAGLWSVWAGCFVMGLGYAVLFPLAMSRAASDPHMSKGAALAAVATLGYGAFLFGPPLLGFVGDYLSLRASFITVAVLTVAIPLLAGALKVKD
- a CDS encoding creatininase family protein encodes the protein MLPKPYWQDMTTLDFQSQGVEDWIAVLPVAAIEQHGPHLPLSTDTTIAEGQVKRVLELLPTGLPVTFLPVQAVGKSDEHISSPGTLTLAWDTVTRAWLELGESVARAGIRKLVLINSHGGNVPVLDIVARELRVKHDMFVTATNWLRFGQPDGLYADAEFTYGIHGGDIETSLMLHLRPDLVRMELATDFPSEQQTYLQEFKHLRGHGKAQYGWKAQDLNETGALGNASLATAEKGRQSLDHAARGFIELLEDVNNFDLARLWSPAP
- a CDS encoding LysR substrate-binding domain-containing protein, which produces MNLSIRQLATFREVMRSGSISEAARTLGRTQPAVSSTIAGLETELELKLFVREQGRLVPTPEAEFFLEEAEAILKRLEISKRTLRGLANREHGQLRVAGIPEATADFLPNSLSKFIADKPSVKVALASRTSAEIEELIAAQQFDIGFAETPRARNSFDQIDFDLECMCAIPATDPLASKEVITPTELDGYPLALLHSEHRSHRQTLARFRDAGVRFNQRFELQTAWLGLRFVEAGLCALMCDMITAYNAQEKGRLGMGPPMIVFRPFRPRIQNSLSILTPTHRPISIVAKDFCDFLAAEVESIRTSMIKRTA